A genomic stretch from Nitrospirota bacterium includes:
- a CDS encoding exosortase system-associated protein, TIGR04073 family, producing the protein MLWVVLLGSGQAWAEEESVPLGIATKLARGAANFATGWAELPKQIYVVGRNEGWLAGTLRGPVDGLGMFVARTVAGMYEVLTFPIPIPARYQPMIKPDFVWEAEPVEGKATQVGAAGQEPATGAAP; encoded by the coding sequence GTGCTCTGGGTTGTCCTGCTGGGCAGCGGTCAGGCGTGGGCGGAAGAGGAGTCCGTTCCGCTGGGGATCGCGACCAAGCTCGCGCGGGGGGCCGCCAACTTCGCGACCGGCTGGGCGGAGCTTCCCAAGCAGATCTACGTCGTGGGACGGAACGAGGGCTGGCTGGCCGGCACGCTCCGCGGCCCGGTCGACGGACTCGGGATGTTCGTCGCCCGCACCGTGGCCGGCATGTACGAGGTGCTGACGTTCCCCATCCCGATCCCGGCCCGCTACCAGCCGATGATCAAGCCGGACTTCGTCTGGGAGGCGGAGCCGGTCGAGGGCAAGGCGACCCAGGTCGGGGCGGCCGGGCAGGAGCCCGCGACCGGAGCCGCGCCATAG
- a CDS encoding thioredoxin family protein, with product MPNVTLLYSRTCGACPSAKSLWKELRVKYSFNYREVDIGSPDGQELAERHSIRAVPATLIDGRLTFIGVPSRQSAEKALQLKMRPRDT from the coding sequence ATGCCGAACGTGACCTTGCTCTACTCACGGACCTGCGGGGCCTGTCCGTCGGCCAAGAGTCTGTGGAAAGAGCTCCGGGTGAAATACAGCTTCAACTATCGTGAAGTGGACATCGGCTCCCCGGACGGGCAGGAACTCGCCGAGCGGCATTCGATCCGTGCGGTCCCGGCGACGCTCATCGACGGCCGGCTGACCTTCATCGGCGTGCCCAGCCGCCAGAGCGCCGAGAAGGCGCTGCAACTCAAGATGCGGCCGCGCGACACATAA
- a CDS encoding PD-(D/E)XK nuclease family protein, whose translation MLRIVTGPFQPDLEQALAEEIGQFKRDDPFASLAVVVPSSLLLTRLRDLLVLERRQPLLNVHFLTFHQLALRLYEERSLRDGGRGVSRLEVVPDFFFEQLLGHVARRGLDGTEALRLAELGPGAWAVLWTTLRDLKDAMVDPGIAMRGVGEGLFDTEEAPKLRALFTLDAALREASRSLGVGSVDDLAAAVTPWVPESRFLARFRRLCYYGFYDLTQVQLSLFQTVAEAAPVTLYFPPCEGEAFVFARRFYDRHVQPLVRSSEQVRRLPAMTATAWPPVRIMSAVGAEDELALACKEILTLVETHGYRFGQIGLVARTLEPYRTALRRSFDQHRIPFTTTATCPAIQEPAVKVLLQLAALPLAGFYRSAVMDVLTSPFYRMEEREKRRGFVRPDLWRLAVQALGITRGEEEWRRLASAGRIEVWPGAEDEPEEEQGRPVTVEAPHLRLLWQLVSRMIEDCRALPAEGGFGDLTDAFMALASKHLTVPGFDGESGVGEEEEERLAPLGSVIRDALARLRQLDRIGGTVTWEEWVRLLARTIEQATVTVGSENHEGVFVLDAMAARGLPFRALFLLGMNEKVFPRFIREDAFLRDRSRLVLDATLGYKIDQKLAGYDEEQLLFALLRQAASDRLYLLYQRADAEGRPLAVSPYLDPFQLHRAEGAESELRLPRRLADRTALPQWSPALLTREELAQWLILKGDDPSRLLETMGREGLLFRKGREVLDALEGDASGLGPHDGLVGRLDAYWEQVMDRGLAPTPLEQYARCPFQYWASQVLRLEPAREQPGGELPPRVLGELCHDSLRICYQRLSATGWPQEPLASDPARALAASAVERAFTAYAAEHGTGYALLWQLAQDTVVGLVLAAIQADQEEARSSGFRPVGFEVEGEGRIEGLAARGPLKIRGRFDRVDQRLVPPGLRIVDYKYKQSRKMKPEDRDLLAAAVRGYRLQPPLYTLMTVPGQDRAGTAGSARPELVEFIYLTPRRETPVDRRSFEAGAWDGPAGNQLKRSLKNIAEGIEKGSFFIVPDGYCDHCDFSAACRRFHGPTWMRAYRADPARALRQLRKQKVAKNGDQ comes from the coding sequence ATGCTCCGGATCGTCACCGGGCCTTTCCAGCCTGACCTCGAACAGGCGCTCGCCGAAGAAATCGGGCAGTTTAAGCGCGACGACCCCTTCGCATCCCTCGCCGTCGTCGTTCCGTCTTCGTTGCTCCTGACTCGCCTCCGCGATCTCCTCGTCCTCGAACGTCGTCAGCCGCTCCTGAACGTCCACTTCCTGACCTTTCACCAGTTGGCCCTCCGCCTGTACGAAGAGCGGAGCCTGCGCGACGGGGGACGCGGCGTCTCCCGGCTTGAGGTCGTCCCGGATTTTTTCTTCGAGCAGTTGCTGGGCCACGTCGCCCGTCGCGGTCTGGACGGGACGGAGGCGCTCCGTCTCGCCGAGTTGGGGCCGGGGGCCTGGGCGGTCCTCTGGACGACCTTGCGGGACCTCAAGGACGCGATGGTGGATCCGGGCATCGCTATGCGCGGGGTGGGGGAAGGCCTGTTCGATACCGAGGAGGCTCCCAAGCTCCGGGCCCTGTTCACGCTCGACGCGGCTTTGAGGGAGGCGAGCCGCTCCTTGGGGGTCGGATCGGTTGACGATCTGGCCGCGGCCGTGACGCCCTGGGTGCCGGAATCCCGGTTCCTCGCCCGGTTCCGGCGCCTCTGTTACTACGGGTTCTACGACTTGACCCAGGTCCAGCTCTCGCTGTTCCAGACCGTCGCGGAAGCCGCGCCGGTGACGCTCTACTTCCCCCCGTGCGAGGGGGAGGCTTTTGTCTTCGCCAGGCGGTTCTACGATCGGCACGTCCAGCCGCTCGTTCGCTCCTCCGAACAGGTCCGTCGGTTGCCCGCCATGACGGCAACGGCCTGGCCTCCGGTACGGATCATGAGCGCCGTAGGGGCGGAGGACGAGTTGGCGCTCGCCTGCAAGGAGATTCTCACGCTGGTCGAGACGCACGGGTACCGGTTCGGCCAGATCGGCCTGGTGGCCAGGACCCTGGAGCCCTACCGGACGGCTCTCCGACGGTCGTTCGACCAGCACCGGATTCCTTTTACGACCACCGCGACGTGTCCGGCGATCCAGGAGCCGGCGGTCAAGGTGCTCCTGCAGTTGGCGGCCTTGCCGCTCGCCGGGTTCTATCGGTCGGCCGTGATGGATGTCTTGACGTCGCCTTTCTATCGAATGGAGGAGCGGGAAAAGAGACGAGGCTTCGTCCGGCCGGACCTTTGGAGGCTCGCGGTCCAGGCGCTGGGCATCACGCGCGGCGAGGAGGAGTGGCGCCGGCTGGCGTCGGCCGGGCGGATCGAGGTCTGGCCTGGAGCGGAGGACGAGCCCGAAGAGGAGCAGGGGAGGCCCGTCACGGTCGAGGCGCCCCATCTGCGTCTGCTCTGGCAGCTCGTCTCTCGGATGATCGAGGACTGCCGAGCCTTGCCCGCGGAAGGCGGGTTCGGCGACTTGACCGACGCCTTCATGGCCCTGGCGTCCAAGCATCTGACCGTTCCCGGATTCGACGGGGAGTCGGGGGTGGGAGAGGAGGAAGAAGAGCGGCTGGCGCCGCTCGGCTCCGTGATCCGCGACGCCTTGGCGCGGCTGCGGCAACTGGACCGGATCGGCGGGACGGTCACGTGGGAGGAGTGGGTGCGTCTGCTCGCGCGGACCATCGAGCAGGCGACCGTCACGGTCGGGTCCGAGAACCACGAGGGCGTGTTTGTGCTGGACGCCATGGCGGCGCGGGGCCTGCCGTTCCGGGCCCTGTTCCTGCTGGGGATGAACGAAAAGGTCTTTCCGCGCTTCATTCGCGAGGACGCCTTTCTCCGTGACCGGTCCCGTCTGGTGCTGGACGCGACCCTGGGCTACAAAATCGACCAGAAGCTGGCCGGATACGACGAAGAGCAACTCCTGTTCGCCCTTCTTCGGCAAGCGGCCTCCGACCGGCTCTACCTGCTCTACCAGCGAGCCGACGCGGAGGGCCGCCCGCTTGCCGTCTCGCCGTACCTGGATCCGTTTCAACTTCACCGAGCGGAAGGAGCGGAGTCCGAGCTGCGCCTGCCCCGGCGGTTGGCCGATCGTACGGCGCTGCCACAGTGGTCGCCGGCGCTCCTCACCCGCGAGGAATTGGCTCAGTGGCTGATCCTGAAGGGCGACGATCCGTCCAGGCTGCTGGAGACGATGGGGAGGGAGGGTCTCCTGTTCCGGAAGGGGCGAGAAGTCTTGGATGCCCTCGAAGGCGACGCGTCCGGGCTCGGACCTCATGACGGCCTCGTGGGCCGGCTCGATGCGTACTGGGAGCAGGTGATGGACAGGGGGCTGGCGCCGACTCCGCTGGAGCAGTACGCCCGCTGCCCGTTCCAGTATTGGGCCAGCCAGGTGCTCCGGCTCGAGCCGGCGCGGGAACAGCCGGGCGGCGAGCTCCCGCCCCGCGTGCTGGGGGAGCTCTGCCACGACTCGCTGCGAATCTGCTATCAACGGCTTTCGGCGACTGGCTGGCCGCAGGAGCCCCTTGCTTCGGACCCCGCTCGCGCGCTGGCTGCCTCGGCTGTGGAGCGGGCGTTTACGGCCTATGCGGCCGAACACGGCACCGGCTACGCGCTGCTCTGGCAACTGGCGCAAGACACAGTCGTCGGGTTGGTCCTGGCCGCGATCCAAGCGGACCAGGAAGAGGCTCGCTCCAGCGGATTCAGGCCGGTGGGGTTCGAGGTGGAAGGAGAGGGCCGGATTGAAGGGCTCGCGGCTCGCGGACCGCTCAAGATCCGCGGTCGGTTCGACCGGGTTGACCAGCGGCTCGTCCCCCCGGGGCTCAGGATCGTGGACTACAAGTATAAGCAGAGTCGTAAAATGAAGCCGGAAGACCGGGACCTGCTGGCGGCGGCCGTTCGCGGCTATCGCCTGCAGCCGCCCCTCTATACGCTCATGACCGTACCGGGGCAGGATCGAGCCGGAACCGCCGGCTCGGCCCGGCCGGAGCTCGTCGAGTTCATTTACCTGACACCCAGGCGAGAAACGCCGGTGGATCGTCGTTCGTTCGAGGCGGGAGCCTGGGACGGACCGGCCGGAAATCAGCTCAAGCGATCATTGAAGAATATAGCAGAAGGCATTGAGAAAGGATCGTTTTTCATCGTTCCAGATGGCTATTGCGATCACTGTGACTTCTCCGCTGCCTGCCGCCGTTTCCACGGGCCGACCTGGATGCGGGCCTACCGAGCCGATCCGGCCAGAGCCTTGCGTCAGCTTCGCAAGCAGAAGGTGGCGAAGAACGGTGACCAGTGA
- a CDS encoding UvrD-helicase domain-containing protein, which produces MTSHERTIPDAQARHLAATTFDRNVVVVAGAGTGKTTLLVNRLVHLLMREPRPAPITQVVALTFTNKAATEMKVRLRERLMRLLTPDGGEGQGGDPGAVNVAELQERYGLSADRIAERAGAALRELEKAQIGTLHSFAAHLLRLYPIEGGVDPNFQEDDGLRFQEHFSAQWDLWLDRELGTQGSDHAIWRRVLGWVGLDQIRGLAEALCSELVPLDELAEQVRDRRLTPPIRAWVSHKLARATALLTAHDRPKPRKAESMLAAARDLFSLVLEEGMEWGERLEAEARDWLEKELGSSPAGWSEDDFAELDGLIGIARRLLDVNHGLMGDLLSLLLPFVRLVRVRFLAEGWISFDGLLARARALLRDHPTVRERLKEEYQAVLVDEFQDTDPVQYEIVLYLSERPGRCASAWREVDLAPGKLFIVGDPKQSIYAFRRADIEAFEQVVNKIETAGGAVYRLVTNFRSHGKVLAVVNGVFDRLLRYRENVQPENVPLAVRPDRRDMTAHPGVELRLLQAKPDEQEEFDAAAATRHEADALARWLKEELLGRETLLGAKGRPAPLQPGHVAILFRKLTQAQDYLDALRRHGIPYVTDGEKHFYRRQEVIDLVNLLRVVENPHDTVALVGLLRSPLGGLTDREVYELSRREALDCRLAARLAGWDSPGAEAVRRLYGRLEALSRTLPLRSLPEALDLLFTELPVLELAAASLHGEQAVANLAKVRQMAIELADRPHLTLTGFVDLMISRLSEQPEEAESALAEESLEAVRVLTIHKAKGLEFPVVILPGLHHGGNVGRDGPPVSHDWTTGLFGLAVGERCSLGAVLVGEKLRAREEAERRRVFYVGMTRAKERLILSGGLPKRPTRGSLLTLLREAVDGEVGQAGQQTVTVGPASLPQTVTTAPGRIPRGRKRLRPSRRTAGLWTEVAGLWEKRDRAWVEARETPRHLSPSRLVQEREGEPRRTGSAPGGAEAARLIGVLAHRVLEEWDFAADPGRLSHLVRAVVRRSSQPGRTDDLARLEGELQTLLAAFAASEPYAELKRAEILAREVPFCIPWGEGGQVMEGVMDLVYRLDGRVWIADYKTDRVEPDELADRAARYGPQAAVYRAAVARCLGLADVGFQFIFLRNGVAVQV; this is translated from the coding sequence ATGACGAGTCACGAGAGAACGATTCCTGACGCCCAGGCCCGCCATCTCGCCGCGACGACATTCGATCGCAACGTCGTCGTAGTGGCTGGCGCCGGGACCGGCAAGACCACCTTGCTCGTGAACCGGCTCGTCCATCTGCTGATGCGCGAGCCTCGTCCGGCCCCCATCACCCAGGTGGTCGCGCTGACGTTTACGAACAAGGCAGCCACCGAGATGAAGGTGCGGCTCCGCGAGCGGCTGATGAGGCTCCTGACGCCAGACGGGGGCGAGGGGCAAGGGGGAGACCCGGGCGCCGTGAACGTGGCCGAGCTGCAGGAACGGTACGGCCTTTCTGCCGACCGGATCGCGGAGCGGGCCGGCGCGGCGCTCCGTGAATTGGAGAAGGCCCAGATCGGGACGTTGCACAGTTTCGCCGCCCACCTGCTGCGCCTCTATCCGATCGAAGGTGGGGTAGACCCCAACTTCCAGGAGGACGACGGACTCCGGTTCCAGGAGCACTTTTCGGCTCAGTGGGACCTGTGGCTGGACCGGGAGCTGGGCACTCAAGGCTCCGACCACGCCATTTGGCGCCGGGTGCTCGGATGGGTCGGGCTCGACCAGATTCGTGGTCTGGCTGAAGCCCTGTGCAGCGAACTGGTCCCGTTGGACGAGCTGGCCGAGCAGGTCCGCGACAGGCGGCTCACGCCGCCGATCCGCGCCTGGGTCTCGCACAAGCTGGCCCGAGCCACGGCGCTCCTGACCGCCCACGACCGTCCCAAGCCGCGCAAGGCCGAGTCCATGTTGGCTGCCGCACGGGACTTGTTCTCGCTGGTGCTGGAGGAGGGGATGGAGTGGGGCGAAAGGCTGGAGGCCGAGGCCAGGGATTGGCTGGAAAAGGAACTCGGATCCAGCCCGGCCGGGTGGAGCGAAGATGACTTTGCGGAATTGGACGGATTGATCGGGATCGCCCGCCGGCTTCTGGACGTGAATCACGGGTTGATGGGTGACCTGCTCTCGCTGCTCCTGCCGTTCGTCCGGCTGGTGCGCGTGCGGTTCCTGGCCGAGGGATGGATCTCCTTCGACGGCCTGCTCGCCCGGGCCCGAGCCCTGTTGCGCGACCATCCGACCGTCAGGGAGCGGCTGAAGGAGGAGTACCAGGCCGTGCTGGTGGACGAATTCCAGGACACCGATCCGGTGCAGTACGAAATCGTCCTCTACCTCTCGGAGCGTCCGGGCCGCTGCGCGTCCGCCTGGCGCGAGGTGGACCTGGCTCCGGGCAAGCTCTTCATCGTCGGCGATCCGAAGCAGTCCATCTACGCCTTCCGCCGCGCCGACATCGAGGCCTTCGAGCAGGTGGTGAACAAGATCGAGACGGCGGGCGGAGCCGTGTACCGCTTGGTCACCAACTTCCGCAGTCACGGGAAAGTCCTGGCGGTGGTCAACGGCGTCTTCGACCGCTTGCTCCGCTACAGGGAGAACGTCCAGCCGGAAAACGTGCCGCTGGCCGTGCGGCCGGACCGACGGGACATGACGGCTCATCCGGGCGTGGAGCTGCGACTGCTGCAGGCCAAGCCGGACGAGCAGGAGGAGTTCGACGCCGCGGCGGCGACCAGGCACGAGGCCGATGCGCTGGCTCGGTGGCTGAAGGAGGAACTGCTGGGACGCGAGACCCTGCTCGGCGCCAAGGGCCGGCCCGCGCCGCTCCAACCGGGGCACGTGGCGATCCTGTTCAGGAAGCTGACCCAGGCGCAGGACTATCTCGATGCGCTCCGCCGGCACGGCATTCCCTACGTGACCGACGGGGAGAAACATTTTTACCGACGGCAGGAGGTGATTGACCTGGTGAACCTGCTGCGCGTCGTGGAGAATCCGCATGACACGGTGGCGCTGGTCGGCCTGCTCCGGTCCCCTCTGGGCGGCCTGACCGATCGGGAGGTCTACGAGCTCTCCCGGAGGGAGGCGCTGGACTGCCGACTGGCCGCGCGATTGGCTGGCTGGGACAGTCCAGGTGCCGAGGCCGTGCGCCGGCTCTATGGCCGGCTGGAGGCCCTGTCGCGGACCCTGCCCCTCCGGTCTTTGCCGGAGGCGCTGGATCTCCTCTTCACGGAGCTCCCGGTGCTCGAGCTGGCGGCTGCATCGCTCCATGGAGAGCAGGCCGTGGCGAACCTGGCCAAGGTCCGCCAGATGGCGATCGAGCTGGCTGACCGGCCCCACCTGACCCTGACCGGGTTCGTTGATCTCATGATCTCCCGGCTGTCGGAGCAGCCGGAGGAGGCGGAAAGCGCGCTGGCCGAGGAGTCGCTGGAGGCGGTGCGCGTGCTCACCATTCACAAGGCCAAAGGCCTCGAGTTCCCCGTGGTGATCCTTCCCGGGCTCCATCATGGGGGCAACGTGGGACGGGACGGGCCTCCGGTCTCCCACGATTGGACGACCGGCCTGTTCGGATTGGCCGTCGGGGAACGGTGCAGCCTGGGCGCCGTCCTGGTCGGCGAGAAGCTCCGGGCTCGGGAGGAGGCGGAACGACGCCGGGTCTTCTACGTGGGCATGACGAGGGCGAAAGAGCGGCTCATCCTCTCCGGCGGCCTCCCGAAGCGTCCCACGCGAGGGTCGCTCCTGACCCTGCTCCGGGAAGCCGTTGACGGCGAGGTGGGTCAGGCTGGTCAGCAGACGGTCACGGTTGGACCGGCTTCCCTGCCGCAGACCGTGACGACGGCGCCTGGTCGGATTCCGCGGGGCCGGAAGCGGTTGAGACCGAGCCGCCGCACGGCTGGCCTGTGGACAGAGGTGGCCGGACTGTGGGAGAAGCGGGACCGAGCCTGGGTTGAAGCCCGCGAGACTCCCCGGCACCTGAGCCCATCCCGGCTCGTGCAGGAGCGAGAGGGGGAACCCCGACGGACAGGATCGGCTCCCGGCGGAGCGGAGGCGGCCCGTCTGATCGGGGTGTTGGCCCACCGAGTGCTGGAGGAATGGGACTTTGCGGCGGACCCCGGCCGGCTGAGCCATCTCGTGCGGGCTGTCGTCCGGCGGAGCAGCCAGCCGGGGCGGACGGACGACCTCGCGCGGCTCGAAGGCGAGCTGCAGACGTTGCTGGCGGCCTTTGCCGCGTCCGAGCCCTATGCCGAGCTGAAACGGGCTGAAATCCTGGCCCGCGAGGTGCCGTTTTGCATCCCGTGGGGTGAGGGCGGGCAGGTGATGGAGGGGGTCATGGATCTGGTCTACCGTCTTGACGGAAGGGTCTGGATCGCCGACTATAAAACCGACCGGGTCGAGCCGGACGAGCTGGCCGACCGCGCGGCCCGCTATGGTCCCCAGGCGGCGGTCTATCGGGCAGCCGTGGCTCGCTGCCTCGGGCTCGCGGACGTGGGCTTTCAGTTCATCTTTCTGCGGAACGGGGTCGCGGTACAAGTCTGA
- a CDS encoding tetratricopeptide repeat protein: MHKTLVMLLLGLLASGCASGGMSSAQTRTLKAPAGTQAKAAASVEEGNRFFAASQWEQAKTQYEAAIAAQPTLAEAHYDLALTLEMLGDAKAARKHYIEAANLAPGHKVIWSSPPLRKHDVPGGPFKQKDSFLDAKPQ; the protein is encoded by the coding sequence ATGCACAAGACACTGGTCATGCTGTTGCTCGGATTACTGGCGAGCGGGTGCGCGTCTGGCGGGATGTCTTCGGCCCAGACGCGGACGCTCAAGGCTCCCGCCGGGACGCAGGCGAAGGCCGCCGCATCGGTGGAGGAGGGGAACCGGTTCTTCGCGGCAAGCCAGTGGGAACAGGCCAAGACACAGTATGAGGCGGCCATCGCCGCACAACCGACGTTGGCGGAAGCCCACTACGACTTGGCGCTCACGCTCGAAATGTTGGGCGACGCGAAGGCGGCCCGCAAACATTACATCGAAGCGGCCAATCTCGCGCCCGGCCACAAGGTCATCTGGAGCTCGCCGCCGCTCCGCAAACACGACGTTCCGGGCGGCCCCTTCAAGCAGAAAGATTCCTTTTTGGACGCCAAGCCTCAATGA
- a CDS encoding metallopeptidase family protein, protein MTRRRRTLVLSAEEFSKLVQQAVDGLPEEYARLLKNVAVMVEEEPPRDVLDDLGLESEDDLLGLYTGTAVDEESFFSPGGQLPARISIYRGPILRICRTPAEVVQEVRDTVVHEIGHHFGLDDDEMPY, encoded by the coding sequence ATGACGCGACGGCGCCGGACATTGGTGCTCAGCGCAGAGGAGTTTTCGAAGCTCGTGCAACAGGCTGTAGACGGGCTGCCGGAGGAGTATGCGCGGCTGCTCAAGAACGTGGCCGTGATGGTGGAGGAGGAGCCGCCGCGTGACGTGCTCGACGATCTGGGGCTCGAATCCGAAGACGATCTCTTGGGCCTCTACACGGGCACTGCGGTGGACGAGGAATCCTTTTTCTCGCCGGGGGGACAACTGCCGGCCCGCATCTCGATCTACCGGGGGCCGATCTTGAGGATCTGCCGCACGCCAGCCGAAGTGGTGCAGGAAGTCCGGGACACGGTCGTGCACGAGATCGGGCACCATTTCGGGCTGGACGACGACGAGATGCCCTATTGA
- a CDS encoding cupredoxin domain-containing protein, with protein MLRKSLLSSLALCHLVIATACNVREQTARITAQDHRFVPAEIRLSAASPFRLTLTNEGREPHEFASPLLTDPQVRILADDSGTARATGRILVRPGRSADVAVLAPAGTYLFRCKVRGHGGMTGTLIVESSKT; from the coding sequence GTGCTGCGAAAATCCCTCCTTTCTTCGCTTGCCCTGTGCCATCTGGTCATAGCGACCGCCTGCAACGTCCGGGAGCAGACGGCCCGCATCACCGCCCAAGACCATCGTTTCGTCCCAGCCGAGATTCGCCTCAGCGCCGCCTCCCCGTTCCGCCTGACGTTGACGAACGAAGGCCGCGAGCCGCACGAGTTCGCCAGTCCGCTCCTCACCGACCCCCAGGTCCGCATCCTGGCCGACGACAGCGGCACCGCCCGCGCGACGGGCCGCATCCTGGTGCGGCCGGGCCGATCGGCCGACGTCGCCGTCCTGGCACCGGCCGGCACCTACCTGTTCCGGTGCAAGGTCCGCGGCCACGGCGGCATGACCGGCACGCTGATCGTGGAATCCTCAAAAACCTGA
- a CDS encoding DUF2294 domain-containing protein — protein sequence MKNSRTKGEVEAAIRNAVIKFEQDFMGRGPEDVRAFIVRDIVLVRLRGVLTPAERQLAKTADGIEMVKRLRQNLIAQGRERLCEEMAEMTGTKVTALYTDVDAQIGERVIVFTLEEDLEARFK from the coding sequence ATGAAGAACAGCCGTACCAAGGGCGAGGTGGAAGCCGCGATCCGCAACGCGGTGATCAAGTTCGAGCAGGACTTCATGGGGCGCGGACCCGAGGACGTTCGGGCTTTCATCGTCCGCGACATCGTCCTCGTTCGGTTGCGCGGGGTTCTCACCCCAGCCGAGCGACAGTTGGCCAAGACCGCGGACGGGATCGAGATGGTGAAGCGGCTGAGACAAAATCTGATCGCGCAGGGCAGAGAGCGACTGTGCGAGGAGATGGCGGAGATGACCGGCACGAAAGTCACCGCCCTGTACACGGACGTCGATGCCCAGATCGGCGAGCGCGTCATCGTCTTCACGCTGGAGGAAGACCTGGAGGCCCGGTTCAAGTAA
- a CDS encoding proton-conducting transporter membrane subunit, which translates to MSSTILVPLLPLLAALIVAVGPRSSVDRRAMIGVCPLVAALLGAIATLVSVASHGPISLRWYEPGPAIPFALPIGLYVDRLSAVMMVLITAIGILIYTYSMRYMQQERGYTRFLALMLLTIVVLLCMVSSANLVMLLVFWQLLTPLLSLLAHRHEHQATLDGAFKTFTLLRTADMAFLAGIVLAFALYGTVEFQELAARAASRAIALPLWPGGGLEISGATAVTLLIFIGAMGKSAQFPLHVWLPSSLYAPTPVHALLHAGIINAGGFLLNRLAPLYGLSSPTLHMVFVVGMLTAVLGACMMLTQNDIKKTLGFSTIGQMGYMIMECGLGAFALAVFHLIAHGLFKATVFLNCGNVIHKARQEPVFPHIPHAVEEPGLSRLTWSTGFVTTLLLPLVILLVTHGVLRIPLLESQGTAIFLFFTWVTSSQAILTLTRLRAVASWKVSAAMLLTLLFVVFTYLFAAEAFTSFLYPDPRDVAFYFQAAALPGWLFDGLIVGTVLLTILGWVYLYAQAHGRTVQVPAWVDELRVRLYVLLMNRFYVDALYARFGRGVMRVADYVDKGSFGRLS; encoded by the coding sequence ATGTCTTCCACGATTCTCGTCCCGCTCCTGCCTCTATTGGCGGCGCTCATCGTCGCGGTCGGTCCGCGCAGTTCCGTGGACCGGCGCGCTATGATCGGCGTATGTCCCCTCGTCGCGGCGCTTCTCGGCGCCATCGCGACGCTGGTGTCGGTCGCATCGCATGGGCCGATCAGCCTCCGCTGGTACGAGCCCGGGCCCGCCATCCCGTTCGCCTTACCGATCGGCTTGTATGTCGATCGCCTCAGCGCGGTGATGATGGTGCTGATCACGGCGATCGGCATCCTCATCTACACCTATTCCATGCGGTACATGCAGCAGGAACGGGGCTATACCCGCTTCCTAGCTTTGATGCTGCTGACAATTGTCGTGCTCTTATGCATGGTGTCGAGCGCCAATCTCGTGATGCTGCTTGTCTTCTGGCAGTTGCTCACGCCGCTGCTCTCCCTCTTGGCGCATCGTCACGAGCATCAAGCCACGCTCGACGGCGCCTTCAAGACCTTCACCTTGCTGCGGACGGCGGACATGGCCTTCCTGGCCGGCATCGTCCTGGCCTTTGCCCTGTACGGCACCGTCGAATTCCAGGAGCTCGCCGCCCGCGCCGCCTCGAGGGCGATCGCGCTCCCGCTCTGGCCGGGGGGCGGACTGGAGATCAGCGGGGCCACGGCCGTCACGCTGCTGATTTTCATCGGGGCCATGGGGAAATCGGCCCAGTTTCCGCTGCATGTCTGGCTGCCCAGTTCCCTGTACGCTCCGACGCCGGTCCACGCCCTGCTGCACGCCGGGATCATCAATGCCGGCGGGTTCCTGCTGAACCGTCTGGCCCCGCTGTACGGGCTGAGCTCTCCCACGCTGCACATGGTGTTCGTCGTCGGCATGCTCACGGCGGTGCTGGGAGCCTGCATGATGCTCACCCAGAACGACATCAAGAAGACGCTCGGATTTTCCACCATCGGGCAGATGGGCTACATGATCATGGAATGCGGCCTAGGCGCCTTCGCGCTGGCCGTCTTTCATCTCATCGCGCACGGGCTCTTCAAGGCCACCGTATTTCTGAACTGCGGCAACGTGATCCATAAGGCCCGCCAGGAGCCGGTCTTCCCGCACATACCCCATGCCGTTGAAGAACCCGGGCTGTCGCGCCTCACGTGGAGCACCGGGTTTGTCACGACGCTTCTGCTTCCGCTCGTCATCCTGCTGGTGACCCACGGCGTGCTTCGCATCCCGCTGCTGGAATCCCAAGGGACCGCGATCTTCCTCTTCTTTACTTGGGTCACGTCCTCCCAGGCCATTTTAACGCTCACCCGCCTGCGCGCGGTCGCGTCGTGGAAGGTCTCCGCGGCCATGCTCCTGACTCTGCTCTTCGTCGTCTTCACCTATCTGTTTGCGGCGGAAGCGTTCACGTCGTTCCTGTACCCGGATCCCAGGGACGTGGCGTTCTACTTTCAGGCGGCGGCGTTGCCCGGCTGGCTGTTCGACGGGCTCATCGTCGGAACCGTCCTGCTGACGATCCTAGGCTGGGTCTATCTCTATGCCCAGGCCCACGGGCGCACGGTGCAGGTGCCCGCGTGGGTGGACGAGCTGCGGGTGCGTCTGTACGTGCTGCTCATGAATCGTTTCTATGTGGACGCGCTGTATGCCCGGTTCGGCCGTGGCGTGATGCGCGTGGCCGACTACGTCGACAAGGGCTCGTTTGGAAGGTTGTCGTGA